In Kutzneria kofuensis, the DNA window AGGGCTTGGCGAACGAGTTCACGAGAGGTGACCTCGCCGGCGCCTTCGACGTTGGGAGGACGGGAGACGAGGCGGACGATCTGGGGGTGATCGGGGTTGAGCTCGCCGGCGTCCTCGATGCAGACGACGCGTTCATGCGCGGGCACCTTGGCCAACAGGGCAGCGAGCAAGGTCGTCTTGCCGGAGCCGGTGGAGCCGATGACCAGGAAGGCGAGGCGGGCTCGGACGATCCGGACGAGCAGCTCCTCGGCGGCGGCGTCGAAGGCGCCGAGGTCACGGAGCGCGGACAGGTCGTGGCCGGCGGGACGGATGACCCGCAGCGACAGGCAAGTGCCGTCGGCGGCGATGGGCGACAGCATGGCGTGCAGCCGAATACCGTCGGGCAGCCAGGCGTCGACGAACGGTTGGGCGTCGTCGAGCCGCCGCCCGGCCGTGAGGGCGAGGCGTTGGGCGAGCTGCCGGACGGAGTCGTCGTCGCGGAAGGCGATCGCGGTGCGGCGGAGGCCGTCGGGGCCGTCGATCCACACCCGGTCGGGACCGGTGACGAGCACGTCGGTCACGCCGGGATCGCGCAGCAGCGGCGCGAGTGGGCCGGTGCCCGAGAACTCCTGGCGCAGCTCTCGAACCGCGCCCAGGGTGTCCAGATCGCTGGCCACGCCGCCGGTTTCGGCCCGGAACGCGTCGGCGACCTTGGCGTCAGTGAGGCCGCCGCCGACCGTGACGAGGCGCTCTCGCACGCGTTCCACCAGGTCACGCCGCATCGGGCACCCCGCACAGGACCTCGACGGCGAGGTCGGCCGCCTCGGCGAGCGGGCCGCGCGGGCGGGCCGGCGGTCGGCCGGCCTCGAGCGCCATGGCCAGGCCGGGTTCGGCCAGCATGCCGGTCAACAGATTCAGGCCGACGGTGCTGGCCACCTCGTCGGCACGCAACCCGCCGGGCGCGGGCCCGCGCACGACGAGCTGCGCTTCCCGGCCCTCCTCGACGAAACGGTCGACCAGCCGGCGCGCGGCGGCGCATGCCCGTAGTTCGGCGGGCATCACGACGACGATCAAGTCGGCCCGGTCCAGCACGACCCGGGACGATTCGGTCTGATGTCGGGGGAGGTCACAGATGACCAGTTCGCCGCTGCGCTTGGCGGAGCTGACCACCGTCGCCACGGCCTGCGGATCGAGGTCGACGTTGGCGCGGTCGCAGGACAGGATCGTCAGCCGGGACTGGCCGCGTTCGCTGCCGGGCAGTGCGGAGTGCAGCGAGGATGCGGCGACCCGACCGGCGCTGAGCTTGAGTTCAGGCCAGCGCAAGCCGTCCAGCCGTTCCGCGCCGAGCACGAGGTCGAGGCCGCCGGCCATCGGATCGCAGTCGACGAGCAGCACTCGGCGACTTCGGCGCAGCGCCGCATAGCCGACCGCGGCGGTGAACACGGAGGCGCCGGCGCCGCCACGACCGCCGATCACGGCCATCACGCGCCCGGTGTCCTTGGCCGGACCCTCAACGGCGTCCGCGATCGCCCCGGCCAGCCAGGACTCCGAGTCCGGCAGGCCCACCACGCGTTCCGCGCCGACGGCGACGCCGTGCTCGAACAGCACGGGCGGCGGCGGCCCGGCGGCGAGCAGCACCACCCCCGGCCTGCGCGGCAATCCGGCCTCGCCGCAGCGCCGCGCGGCGTGCTCGTCCAGCACCACCATCGGCGCGTGCGCCCAGCCGGCCCGGACCGCCGCCACGTCGGCCGCGCGCTCCACCTCGCAGCCGGCGGCCGCGGCGACTCTGAGCAGGTCGTCGAGCAGGTCGTCGTTGTCGACCAGGGCCAGCGGCCGTGCTCGGTCCACGTTCTCCCCCGTCCTCGTCCTGCGGCACGGACGTGCGCCGCGGGACCAGACTCGCCCGGGCGGCGGGCGCGGCGGGGCGGTCGGAGATCCACATGTGGACAACTCGAGGGCTGTGGACAACTCGGCCGTTGTTGATCTCTGCGACCGGAATTGTCAGACCCGCCGGCCATACTGGAGCCGGGCGATACCCGGGCTCCGGACCGTAGATATGGGACGACCCCCGCCAGGGGGGAGGGACGGGGGTCGCCTAGGTTCAGTCCCGGGGGGTTGGACTGAACAC includes these proteins:
- the ssd gene encoding septum site-determining protein Ssd; the protein is MDRARPLALVDNDDLLDDLLRVAAAAGCEVERAADVAAVRAGWAHAPMVVLDEHAARRCGEAGLPRRPGVVLLAAGPPPPVLFEHGVAVGAERVVGLPDSESWLAGAIADAVEGPAKDTGRVMAVIGGRGGAGASVFTAAVGYAALRRSRRVLLVDCDPMAGGLDLVLGAERLDGLRWPELKLSAGRVAASSLHSALPGSERGQSRLTILSCDRANVDLDPQAVATVVSSAKRSGELVICDLPRHQTESSRVVLDRADLIVVVMPAELRACAAARRLVDRFVEEGREAQLVVRGPAPGGLRADEVASTVGLNLLTGMLAEPGLAMALEAGRPPARPRGPLAEAADLAVEVLCGVPDAA
- a CDS encoding TadA family conjugal transfer-associated ATPase — its product is MRRDLVERVRERLVTVGGGLTDAKVADAFRAETGGVASDLDTLGAVRELRQEFSGTGPLAPLLRDPGVTDVLVTGPDRVWIDGPDGLRRTAIAFRDDDSVRQLAQRLALTAGRRLDDAQPFVDAWLPDGIRLHAMLSPIAADGTCLSLRVIRPAGHDLSALRDLGAFDAAAEELLVRIVRARLAFLVIGSTGSGKTTLLAALLAKVPAHERVVCIEDAGELNPDHPQIVRLVSRPPNVEGAGEVTSRELVRQALRMRPDRIVVGEVRGAEVCELLAALNTGHDGGACTVHANSPSEVPARMEALAALGGISRSALHSQLAAAIHVVLHLKRHHDGVRRLAEIGVVTRDRDEVVVRTAWHAGQPAPAWSLLADLLAERGFPC